Proteins encoded in a region of the Zea mays cultivar B73 chromosome 2, Zm-B73-REFERENCE-NAM-5.0, whole genome shotgun sequence genome:
- the LOC109939353 gene encoding uncharacterized protein isoform X1: protein MGQTVYFMQMIDCAFCIATCRMSSAASNPSAQPAVDKQPLKRNSDDIGWEYGTIVNPNDWNVIKCKLCPMVVKAGIYRLKLHIAGRKGQVRACPNATQEDRDKCSKALDDSRKVKIARLTEKQEVIDAVADEMDVNDDTGLDDIGSSQPRTMGPMDKFTMSLDSNSLGSTQKNLRQQKISEHVMKERLHILKRYVARWMYVQGIPFNAINCDEFDQVLEAAGRFGPGAKKPYQHELREKLLHEEVEDTKKMIKDHAQEWKKTGCSLMTDAWTDQKRRSIMNICINSAIGTYFLESKEVSAELHTGEMIFQFVDNFIEKLDAGKDHLVQVVTDNASNNMAAKDLLYVKRPNLFWTSCATHTINLMLEGIGKMKRFKNVIDSAKGLTIFIYAHHSTLSLMRKFTKKRDIIRPGVTRFASAFLTLQSLYEKKEQLRMMSQSEEWCKISHVKKSAKGVTATATLVKPTFWNGVSLCLRVFEPLVKVLRLVDGDIKPSMPWVYGEILKAKEEIRVAVGNLDKTGTGLYKNLMEVVEGKMKKRLDCPIHMAAYCLNPYYSYNSPSIFDNEDVVDGFYAAIETFYHGDFQKQNEVINNDFHKFKDKLGHFGKKVALFGCKDPEFNPAKWWANYGTQVPLLQKFAVRILSLTSSASGCERSWSCFEGIHTKKRNRLTCDRVDKLVYVRFNHIHAKRRIRAQKNKKADPLVATDATFAQGWMVDGAEKDEEGSDVEPVTGLTWKLIAETCGAEEVTKLRRSARLTVEREVEDTPLSETESEEEAPQEEDVDFESDQDDVITAGYDYELDAEEDNDG, encoded by the exons ATGGGTCAGACAGTGTACTTCATGCAAATGATTGATTGTGCATTCTGCATTGCAACATGTAGGATGTCATCGGCGGCTTCCAATCCATCAGCTCAACCAGCAGTGGACAAGCAACCACTTAAGCGGAATAGCGATGACATAGGGTGGGAGTATGGAACTATTGTCAATCCAAATGATTGGAATGTCATAAAATGCAAGTTATGTCCTATGGTTGTCAAGGCTGGGATTTATAGGCTTAAGCTGCATATTGCTGGTAGAAAAGGGCAAGTCCGAGCATGCCCCAATGCAACTCAAGAGGATAGAGACAAGTGCAGTAAAGCTCTTGATGATTCTAGGAAAGTTAAAATAGCTAGGCTAACAGAAAAACAAGAGGTTATTGATGCAGTTGCAGATGAGATGGATGTTAATGATGACACGGGCCTTGATGACATTGGCAGCTCTCAACCAAGGACAATGGGTCCTATGGACAAGTTCACAATGTCTCTTGACTCCAATTCTTTGGGTTCCACACAAAAAAACCTTCGCCAACAAAAGATTTCTGAACATGTAATGAAAGAAAGGTTGCATATATTGAAGAGATATGTTGCTAGGTGGATGTATGTGCAAG GAATACCTTTCAATGCCATAAACTGTGATGAGTTTGACCAAGTGTTGGAAGCTGCTGGCCGCTTCGGTCCAGGTGCAAAGAAACCTTATCAACATGAGCTGCGGGAGAAACTGTTGCATGAGGAAGTGGAGGATACAAAGAAGATGATTAAAGATCATGCACAAGAATGGAAAAAAACCGGTTGCTCTCTTATGACTGATGCTTGGACAGACCAAAAGAGGAGGAGCATAATGAACATATGTATCAATTCTGCCATCGGTACATATTTTCTTGAGTCAAAAGAGGTTTCAGCTGAGTTACACACGGGGGAAATGATTTTTCAGTTTGTGGATAACTTTATTGAGAAATTGGATGCTGGTAAGGACCATCTTGTGCAAGTGGTCACAGATAATGCATCAAATAATATGGCAGCAAAGGATTTGCTTTATGTCAAGAGACCCAACCTATTTTGGACTTCCTGTGCAACCCATACAATTAACCTAATGCTTGAAGGAATTGGAAAGATGAAAAGGTTCAAGAATGTAATTGATTCAGCAAAAGGATTGACCATATTTATTTATGCACACCACAGCACTTTGTCTCTAATgaggaagttcacaaagaaaagaGATATTATTAGGCCAGGTGTGACAAGATTTGCCTCCGCTTTTCTCACTTTACAAAGCTTGTATGAGAAGAAAGAGCAGCTAAGGATGATGTCCCAAAGTGAGGAATGGTGTAAAATTAGTCATGTGAAGAAAAGTGCTAAAGGTGTAACAGCCACAGCCACATTGGTGAAGCCAACCTTTTGGAATGGTGTTTCTCTTTGTTTGAGAGTATTTGAGCCATTAGTTAAAGTTCTTCGCCTTGTTGATGGAGACATTAAACCATCAATGCCTTGGGTGTATGGTGAAATTCTTAAAGCCAAGGAAGAAATTAGAGTGGCTGTAGGAAACTTAGACAAGACAGGGACTGGTTTGTACAAGAACCTTATGGAAGTTGTGGAGGGAAAAATGAAGAAAAGATTGGATTGTCCTATTCACATGGCTGCATATTGTTTAAACCCTTATTATAGCTACAATAGTCCCTCAATCTTTGACAATGAGGATGTGGTAGATGGGTTTTATGCAGCTATTGAAACATTCTACCATGGTGATTTTCAGAAGCAAAATGAAGTGATCAATAATGACTTTCACAAGTTTAAGGACAAACTTGGACATTTTGGGAAAAAAGTAGCTTTGTTTGGCTGCAAGGATCCTGAATTCAATCCAG CTAAGTGGTGGGCAAATTATGGAACACAAGTTCCATTACTTCAAAAGTTTGCTGTTAGAATTCTCTCTTTGACATCAAGTGCTTCAGGTTGTGAAAGGAGTTGGAGCTGTTTTGAAGGG ATCCATACAAAGAAAAGGAATAGACTCACATGTGACAGAGTTGACAAGCTTGTGTATGTTAGATTCAACCATATTCATGCAAAGAGAAGAATTAGAGCCCAAAAGAATAAAAAGGCAGATCCTCTTGTAGCAACCGATGCAACTTTTGCTCAAGGATGGATGGTTGATGGTGCTGAGAAGGATGAAGAAGGGTCTGATGTTGAGCCGGTGACCGGTCTCACATGGAAATTGATTGCTGAGACATGTGGTGCTGAAGAGGTCACAAAACTACGTAGGAGTGCAAGATTGACTGTTGAAAGAGAGGTTGAAGACACACCGTTGTCTGAAACTGAAAGTGAAGAAGAAGCACCACAAGAGGAAGATGTTGACTTTGAGTCGGATCAAGATGATGTGATCACAGCTGGATATGACTATGAGCTAGATGCGGAGGAAGACAATGATGGCTGA
- the LOC109939353 gene encoding uncharacterized protein isoform X2 encodes MSSAASNPSAQPAVDKQPLKRNSDDIGWEYGTIVNPNDWNVIKCKLCPMVVKAGIYRLKLHIAGRKGQVRACPNATQEDRDKCSKALDDSRKVKIARLTEKQEVIDAVADEMDVNDDTGLDDIGSSQPRTMGPMDKFTMSLDSNSLGSTQKNLRQQKISEHVMKERLHILKRYVARWMYVQGIPFNAINCDEFDQVLEAAGRFGPGAKKPYQHELREKLLHEEVEDTKKMIKDHAQEWKKTGCSLMTDAWTDQKRRSIMNICINSAIGTYFLESKEVSAELHTGEMIFQFVDNFIEKLDAGKDHLVQVVTDNASNNMAAKDLLYVKRPNLFWTSCATHTINLMLEGIGKMKRFKNVIDSAKGLTIFIYAHHSTLSLMRKFTKKRDIIRPGVTRFASAFLTLQSLYEKKEQLRMMSQSEEWCKISHVKKSAKGVTATATLVKPTFWNGVSLCLRVFEPLVKVLRLVDGDIKPSMPWVYGEILKAKEEIRVAVGNLDKTGTGLYKNLMEVVEGKMKKRLDCPIHMAAYCLNPYYSYNSPSIFDNEDVVDGFYAAIETFYHGDFQKQNEVINNDFHKFKDKLGHFGKKVALFGCKDPEFNPAKWWANYGTQVPLLQKFAVRILSLTSSASGCERSWSCFEGIHTKKRNRLTCDRVDKLVYVRFNHIHAKRRIRAQKNKKADPLVATDATFAQGWMVDGAEKDEEGSDVEPVTGLTWKLIAETCGAEEVTKLRRSARLTVEREVEDTPLSETESEEEAPQEEDVDFESDQDDVITAGYDYELDAEEDNDG; translated from the exons ATGTCATCGGCGGCTTCCAATCCATCAGCTCAACCAGCAGTGGACAAGCAACCACTTAAGCGGAATAGCGATGACATAGGGTGGGAGTATGGAACTATTGTCAATCCAAATGATTGGAATGTCATAAAATGCAAGTTATGTCCTATGGTTGTCAAGGCTGGGATTTATAGGCTTAAGCTGCATATTGCTGGTAGAAAAGGGCAAGTCCGAGCATGCCCCAATGCAACTCAAGAGGATAGAGACAAGTGCAGTAAAGCTCTTGATGATTCTAGGAAAGTTAAAATAGCTAGGCTAACAGAAAAACAAGAGGTTATTGATGCAGTTGCAGATGAGATGGATGTTAATGATGACACGGGCCTTGATGACATTGGCAGCTCTCAACCAAGGACAATGGGTCCTATGGACAAGTTCACAATGTCTCTTGACTCCAATTCTTTGGGTTCCACACAAAAAAACCTTCGCCAACAAAAGATTTCTGAACATGTAATGAAAGAAAGGTTGCATATATTGAAGAGATATGTTGCTAGGTGGATGTATGTGCAAG GAATACCTTTCAATGCCATAAACTGTGATGAGTTTGACCAAGTGTTGGAAGCTGCTGGCCGCTTCGGTCCAGGTGCAAAGAAACCTTATCAACATGAGCTGCGGGAGAAACTGTTGCATGAGGAAGTGGAGGATACAAAGAAGATGATTAAAGATCATGCACAAGAATGGAAAAAAACCGGTTGCTCTCTTATGACTGATGCTTGGACAGACCAAAAGAGGAGGAGCATAATGAACATATGTATCAATTCTGCCATCGGTACATATTTTCTTGAGTCAAAAGAGGTTTCAGCTGAGTTACACACGGGGGAAATGATTTTTCAGTTTGTGGATAACTTTATTGAGAAATTGGATGCTGGTAAGGACCATCTTGTGCAAGTGGTCACAGATAATGCATCAAATAATATGGCAGCAAAGGATTTGCTTTATGTCAAGAGACCCAACCTATTTTGGACTTCCTGTGCAACCCATACAATTAACCTAATGCTTGAAGGAATTGGAAAGATGAAAAGGTTCAAGAATGTAATTGATTCAGCAAAAGGATTGACCATATTTATTTATGCACACCACAGCACTTTGTCTCTAATgaggaagttcacaaagaaaagaGATATTATTAGGCCAGGTGTGACAAGATTTGCCTCCGCTTTTCTCACTTTACAAAGCTTGTATGAGAAGAAAGAGCAGCTAAGGATGATGTCCCAAAGTGAGGAATGGTGTAAAATTAGTCATGTGAAGAAAAGTGCTAAAGGTGTAACAGCCACAGCCACATTGGTGAAGCCAACCTTTTGGAATGGTGTTTCTCTTTGTTTGAGAGTATTTGAGCCATTAGTTAAAGTTCTTCGCCTTGTTGATGGAGACATTAAACCATCAATGCCTTGGGTGTATGGTGAAATTCTTAAAGCCAAGGAAGAAATTAGAGTGGCTGTAGGAAACTTAGACAAGACAGGGACTGGTTTGTACAAGAACCTTATGGAAGTTGTGGAGGGAAAAATGAAGAAAAGATTGGATTGTCCTATTCACATGGCTGCATATTGTTTAAACCCTTATTATAGCTACAATAGTCCCTCAATCTTTGACAATGAGGATGTGGTAGATGGGTTTTATGCAGCTATTGAAACATTCTACCATGGTGATTTTCAGAAGCAAAATGAAGTGATCAATAATGACTTTCACAAGTTTAAGGACAAACTTGGACATTTTGGGAAAAAAGTAGCTTTGTTTGGCTGCAAGGATCCTGAATTCAATCCAG CTAAGTGGTGGGCAAATTATGGAACACAAGTTCCATTACTTCAAAAGTTTGCTGTTAGAATTCTCTCTTTGACATCAAGTGCTTCAGGTTGTGAAAGGAGTTGGAGCTGTTTTGAAGGG ATCCATACAAAGAAAAGGAATAGACTCACATGTGACAGAGTTGACAAGCTTGTGTATGTTAGATTCAACCATATTCATGCAAAGAGAAGAATTAGAGCCCAAAAGAATAAAAAGGCAGATCCTCTTGTAGCAACCGATGCAACTTTTGCTCAAGGATGGATGGTTGATGGTGCTGAGAAGGATGAAGAAGGGTCTGATGTTGAGCCGGTGACCGGTCTCACATGGAAATTGATTGCTGAGACATGTGGTGCTGAAGAGGTCACAAAACTACGTAGGAGTGCAAGATTGACTGTTGAAAGAGAGGTTGAAGACACACCGTTGTCTGAAACTGAAAGTGAAGAAGAAGCACCACAAGAGGAAGATGTTGACTTTGAGTCGGATCAAGATGATGTGATCACAGCTGGATATGACTATGAGCTAGATGCGGAGGAAGACAATGATGGCTGA